The proteins below are encoded in one region of Paenibacillus albus:
- a CDS encoding spore germination protein, producing MVFFQSKQSRSKSAPPLVKSSSHPSPLAATLEANMQTVRQRLSDPLDLKFHDLQLSANSGCLAYLDTLVDTDIIHEQILLPLAKGLDLPIRQQLTSTDVQIRHDIDNVIQDLLSGCAVLFLRDQDEAYSVNVPSHQLRSIEEPSNEKVIRGTHDGLIESLSVNLHLIRKRLETSQLVIRSFEVGDEVQSKLALLYMQDIANPEMIAKATHRLSSIHADLFKSSGYVEQLIEDSWLSPFPQILSTERADRIAYNLIEGRAAVITDGSPTALVFPVNLFTFFQSPDDYNSRWHIGSFYRMLRILSFFIASMLPAIYIAIIAFHFEVLPFKLVVAFKQSVELVPFPPLIEAMLMELTIELIREAGIRMPTSIGPVIGIVGGIIIGQAAVEANLVSNVMVIVVAVTATASFTITSNEMVTSLRLLRFPFMFAAASFGFLGISICLSVVLMHLCALESFGTPYLAPLSTGKWSDMRDAIFRFPLWLLQRRPRDPLPIKTKRSTSMRGWLSDEPDDY from the coding sequence ATGGTTTTCTTTCAATCGAAGCAGAGTAGAAGCAAATCGGCTCCCCCACTCGTCAAATCCAGCTCACACCCTTCACCTCTTGCGGCAACACTTGAAGCAAATATGCAGACTGTTCGCCAGCGTTTGTCCGATCCGTTAGATTTAAAGTTTCACGACCTACAACTCTCCGCGAATAGCGGTTGCTTGGCATACTTGGATACGCTCGTCGATACTGACATTATCCATGAGCAAATTCTTCTTCCGCTTGCTAAAGGGCTTGATTTGCCGATCCGGCAGCAGCTTACATCCACGGACGTACAGATTCGCCATGATATCGATAATGTCATTCAAGACTTGCTCAGCGGCTGCGCAGTTCTCTTCTTACGCGATCAAGACGAAGCCTACTCGGTCAATGTCCCGTCCCATCAACTTCGCTCCATCGAAGAGCCGAGCAACGAGAAAGTCATTCGAGGCACGCATGACGGGCTGATCGAAAGTCTGAGCGTGAACCTGCATTTAATTCGTAAACGCCTTGAGACCAGCCAATTGGTTATCAGATCATTCGAGGTTGGCGATGAAGTGCAATCCAAGCTCGCCTTGCTGTACATGCAGGACATCGCCAATCCCGAAATGATTGCGAAAGCTACCCATCGCCTCTCATCTATACATGCCGATTTGTTTAAGTCGTCGGGTTACGTCGAGCAGCTCATCGAGGACAGCTGGTTATCGCCATTCCCGCAAATTTTAAGCACCGAGAGAGCAGATCGAATTGCCTATAATCTCATTGAGGGAAGGGCAGCTGTGATAACGGACGGAAGCCCTACCGCCCTCGTTTTCCCGGTGAACCTCTTCACGTTCTTCCAATCGCCGGACGACTATAACAGCCGCTGGCATATCGGATCATTCTACCGAATGCTCCGTATCTTGAGCTTCTTCATAGCTTCCATGCTCCCAGCCATTTATATCGCGATCATCGCGTTTCATTTTGAGGTATTGCCCTTCAAGCTGGTGGTCGCTTTTAAGCAGTCCGTGGAATTGGTCCCGTTCCCTCCGTTAATCGAAGCCATGTTAATGGAATTGACGATCGAGCTCATTCGTGAGGCTGGCATTCGGATGCCGACGTCCATCGGGCCAGTCATCGGCATCGTTGGAGGGATTATCATCGGCCAAGCGGCAGTGGAAGCTAATCTGGTCTCCAATGTCATGGTCATCGTTGTCGCGGTCACTGCGACGGCTTCGTTCACCATCACGTCGAACGAAATGGTGACTTCGCTCCGTCTGCTGCGTTTTCCCTTTATGTTTGCCGCCGCGAGCTTCGGATTCTTGGGCATCTCGATATGCCTGTCCGTGGTGCTGATGCATCTATGCGCACTGGAATCGTTCGGCACGCCGTATTTGGCTCCATTGTCTACAGGCAAATGGTCGGACATGAGGGATGCCATCTTCCGCTTCCCGTTATGGCTCCTGCAGCGCCGGCCCAGAGATCCTCTCCCCATCAAGACGAAACGATCTACATCTATGCGAGGATGGCTATCCGATGAACCAGACGATTACTAA
- a CDS encoding aldo/keto reductase, which yields MPNLSKLGLGGHTFIEELGNDPLASFEEQCTIVRECLDNGIQLIDTTYYQERVALGNVLRALGRRQEVQIMAWNFFNLPGQSDKLVGYSSYEPHHIDVMLSELQTDFIDVLVIHTHDDEHKLLQEIELAKQWVEQGKVGTVGLGMAEPAHLNRLPADHPVTHILAPYNIAHQRTKETFVIAKEMGLTTVALSPFVRGWKLDEINSEQAADLLLRWVSEQQVVDRVIVSMRKADWVHTNLQATQRGTLTEEENRLIKEWM from the coding sequence ATGCCGAATTTATCCAAGCTTGGACTCGGGGGACACACATTCATTGAGGAGCTGGGCAACGACCCGCTCGCATCGTTCGAGGAGCAGTGCACAATTGTCAGAGAGTGCCTAGATAACGGGATTCAGCTAATTGATACGACCTATTATCAGGAACGGGTGGCGCTTGGGAACGTGCTGCGTGCTTTAGGTAGACGGCAAGAAGTACAAATAATGGCGTGGAATTTCTTCAATTTGCCGGGTCAATCCGATAAACTAGTCGGCTATAGCAGCTATGAGCCCCATCATATCGATGTCATGCTAAGTGAGCTGCAAACCGACTTCATTGATGTTCTCGTTATCCATACGCATGACGATGAACATAAGCTTCTGCAGGAGATAGAGCTTGCGAAGCAATGGGTGGAACAAGGGAAAGTGGGAACAGTCGGGCTTGGCATGGCCGAGCCAGCGCATCTGAATCGTCTTCCTGCTGATCATCCCGTTACGCATATCCTTGCTCCTTACAATATTGCGCATCAAAGGACGAAGGAAACGTTCGTCATCGCCAAGGAAATGGGACTGACAACGGTCGCATTATCGCCATTCGTTCGAGGCTGGAAGCTTGACGAAATCAATTCGGAGCAAGCTGCGGATCTGCTGCTAAGATGGGTGTCCGAGCAGCAGGTAGTTGACCGGGTTATCGTCTCCATGAGAAAAGCCGACTGGGTCCATACGAATCTGCAAGCTACTCAGCGAGGTACATTAACCGAAGAAGAGAACAGGCTGATTAAAGAATGGATGTAA
- a CDS encoding phytanoyl-CoA dioxygenase family protein — protein sequence MMVKVGNRELELGGEHLTELRDSNDILHDFEALNKRIKEEGYLLLRGFHDREQVLKARRAVLEKMQNMGKLNRDTMLEDGVMADGTKTLFFGGTNEDLPELLNVLNGDHIMSFFDQLFGEKSLTYQYKWLRAVGKGDYTGAHYDIVYMGRGTHNLYTVWSPIGDVDYAMGGLAICLDSHKFDDLKKSYGTKDSDNDGVGHYTDDPLVITNKYGGKWATTEFRAGDIIIFGMFLMHCSLENTTNQYRLSVDTRYQSSLETVDERWSGKKPRGHFKAVGSN from the coding sequence ATGATGGTTAAGGTGGGCAATCGCGAGCTGGAGCTTGGAGGAGAGCATCTCACGGAGCTGCGGGATTCCAATGATATTCTGCATGACTTCGAAGCACTGAATAAGCGAATTAAGGAAGAGGGCTATCTATTGCTGCGCGGGTTTCATGACCGTGAGCAGGTCTTGAAGGCAAGACGTGCCGTCTTGGAGAAGATGCAGAATATGGGCAAGCTTAACCGGGATACGATGCTTGAAGATGGCGTCATGGCTGACGGTACGAAGACGTTGTTCTTCGGCGGGACGAATGAAGATCTGCCAGAGCTGCTGAATGTCTTAAACGGCGATCATATTATGAGCTTCTTTGATCAATTGTTCGGAGAGAAATCCCTCACGTATCAATATAAGTGGCTTCGCGCTGTCGGAAAGGGCGATTACACAGGCGCGCATTACGATATTGTCTACATGGGCCGAGGAACTCATAACCTATATACGGTATGGTCACCAATCGGAGACGTTGACTACGCCATGGGGGGCTTAGCCATCTGCCTGGATTCCCATAAATTCGATGATCTGAAGAAATCATACGGGACTAAAGATTCGGACAACGATGGGGTCGGCCACTACACGGATGATCCGCTGGTCATCACCAACAAGTATGGAGGCAAATGGGCGACAACCGAGTTCAGAGCAGGTGATATTATCATATTCGGGATGTTCCTCATGCATTGTTCGCTAGAGAATACGACGAATCAGTATCGACTTAGCGTTGACACTCGTTACCAATCCTCGCTAGAGACGGTCGACGAACGCTGGAGCGGAAAGAAGCCTCGCGGACATTTCAAGGCTGTTGGTTCCAATTGA
- a CDS encoding GerAB/ArcD/ProY family transporter produces the protein MNQTITKLSLFQLFALIIQAQFGSEELVLPNKLYSIVHQDSWMIHLAAGFIVELVICILWLLLRRYPGMDIFRINPRLTGKWLGSILNLAYTGYFLVLGAFLLVRIYMFLNKWVYPRTPEWVLLSVIVAAACYIGAHRLRAIGRYYSLTLFTTVVFILIALNAFIEHVDWLNLLPIAQTSGASWVKGIGASMTSLIGFEMMLVFASRTNGSPKQILLTALAANGFVVMIHVLLIVVSLVYFSPEELNILPEPIIYMTKTYSFLFVERIDLIYLSFWIISSMACLIIQVYAASIGLAQTFSKKGRPYFLCGGMALCLATAVWLDRPFAIDHWIPFVHAYALAMIVAVPLALLAISAIRTRRGETAP, from the coding sequence ATGAACCAGACGATTACTAAGCTTTCTTTATTCCAGCTTTTCGCGTTGATCATTCAAGCACAGTTCGGTTCCGAAGAGCTTGTACTGCCGAACAAGCTCTATTCCATCGTTCATCAGGACAGCTGGATGATCCATCTCGCGGCTGGCTTTATAGTAGAGTTGGTGATTTGCATACTCTGGCTTCTGCTGCGCCGCTATCCTGGAATGGATATTTTTCGGATTAATCCACGCTTGACCGGAAAATGGCTCGGGTCCATACTGAATCTCGCGTATACAGGCTATTTTCTGGTGTTAGGCGCTTTCCTCTTGGTTCGAATTTACATGTTTTTGAATAAGTGGGTATACCCCCGAACCCCAGAGTGGGTGCTGCTCTCAGTGATTGTGGCCGCTGCCTGCTACATTGGCGCGCACCGTCTGCGTGCCATCGGCCGATACTATTCCCTTACTTTATTCACAACCGTTGTGTTCATCCTAATTGCGCTAAATGCATTCATCGAGCATGTGGATTGGCTGAATCTGCTGCCTATCGCGCAAACAAGCGGCGCTTCCTGGGTCAAAGGGATTGGTGCCTCGATGACGTCCCTCATCGGATTCGAGATGATGCTCGTATTCGCATCGCGCACGAATGGCAGCCCGAAGCAAATCCTGTTGACGGCGCTTGCCGCCAATGGTTTCGTTGTTATGATCCACGTGCTGCTCATTGTAGTAAGTCTGGTCTATTTCTCTCCTGAAGAATTGAATATATTGCCGGAGCCGATTATTTACATGACCAAAACCTACTCGTTCTTGTTCGTCGAGCGAATTGACTTGATCTATCTATCGTTCTGGATTATCTCTTCCATGGCTTGCTTGATCATCCAAGTCTATGCTGCTTCAATCGGCTTGGCTCAGACCTTCTCTAAGAAAGGAAGACCTTATTTCTTGTGCGGGGGAATGGCCCTTTGTTTAGCTACGGCTGTTTGGCTGGATCGCCCCTTCGCTATCGATCATTGGATTCCCTTCGTTCATGCGTATGCATTAGCCATGATCGTTGCCGTCCCGCTTGCTCTGCTCGCGATCTCCGCCATTCGAACAAGAAGAGGAGAGACTGCGCCGTGA
- a CDS encoding glycoside hydrolase family 2 protein, with protein MNQSMTLNGKWKLYYGLEEGEMPAVLADVKARNWPAVEASVPGNVELDLVRAGVENDPYLGQNLYHFSKYEYYQWWFERDFQISEDLQGKNIAIKLHGLDTFGTIWINDTLVGTTDNMMIEHECDITPYVRFGESNHIAIRIESAMNKIRDKDFPVNLCMSERHDELVWLRKPPHSFGWDIAPRLLSAGIWRDIEIIVNEKTRLTEVYYATQQLQGNSAQMAVRYRFTTDKTYLNDFSIRIRGVCGEHSFEHEANTKFVSDGFSFDVPNPKLWWPKGYGDASLYEVTFVLLYKGQPVDSRTENIGIRILELKTAFELGDAGEFQIIANGIPIFAKGTNWVPLDALHSRDKERLPQAHDLLEDLGCNIVRCWGGNVYEDHEFFDLCDRRGIMVWQDFAMACAIYPQSEEFADMIRKEAISIVKKMRNHPSILLWAGDNEIDQLYYHKGYVLPHARNNRISREVLPNVVGSHDPFRTYLHSSPYIPEHIIGDLNVPEQHNWGPRDYFKGDFYKHTTAHFISEIGYHGCPAVSSIKKFISPDQLWPYSNNDEWDTHNTEYIPFEKRYYNRNELMASQVEILFGHVPDTLEEFALASQISQAEAKKFFVEMVRLRKWRRTGVIWWNALDCWPQFSDAVVDYYFNKKLAYHYLKRVQAPVCLMMSEIENWHHKVILGNDSLETGLVTYHVEDGDTGEILLQGQVMMKANENVEVGSIKTLEGKKRLYLLKWNFNTTEGANHYISGLVPFDINQYKNWLKTIEALPGAFSSDECYL; from the coding sequence ATGAATCAAAGCATGACCTTAAACGGAAAGTGGAAATTGTACTATGGCTTGGAAGAAGGTGAGATGCCCGCAGTACTGGCAGATGTCAAAGCACGCAACTGGCCAGCCGTAGAGGCATCCGTTCCTGGAAATGTGGAGCTCGACTTGGTTAGAGCCGGAGTTGAGAACGATCCGTACTTAGGACAGAATCTATATCATTTTAGCAAATATGAATATTATCAATGGTGGTTCGAAAGAGATTTTCAGATCTCCGAGGATCTCCAAGGAAAAAATATTGCAATTAAACTGCACGGACTGGATACATTCGGAACGATATGGATCAATGACACGCTAGTAGGAACGACGGATAACATGATGATCGAGCATGAGTGCGATATCACGCCCTATGTTCGCTTCGGTGAATCCAACCATATCGCCATCCGGATTGAATCGGCCATGAATAAGATCAGAGACAAAGATTTTCCCGTGAACTTATGTATGTCCGAACGGCACGATGAATTGGTTTGGCTTCGTAAGCCACCACACTCCTTCGGCTGGGACATTGCTCCACGTTTGCTTTCTGCTGGAATTTGGAGAGATATCGAGATTATAGTCAACGAGAAAACTCGCCTGACAGAAGTGTATTACGCCACACAACAGCTACAAGGGAACTCGGCTCAGATGGCTGTTCGTTATCGGTTTACGACCGACAAGACCTATCTCAATGATTTTTCAATCCGAATCAGAGGCGTATGCGGGGAGCATAGCTTTGAACACGAAGCGAATACGAAATTCGTATCAGATGGGTTTTCATTCGATGTACCGAACCCGAAGCTGTGGTGGCCCAAGGGATACGGGGATGCAAGCTTGTATGAGGTCACGTTTGTTTTGCTGTATAAAGGTCAGCCGGTGGATAGCAGAACAGAGAATATCGGGATCCGAATTCTCGAATTGAAGACCGCATTCGAGCTGGGAGATGCCGGTGAGTTCCAAATCATAGCGAACGGTATTCCGATATTCGCCAAAGGCACGAACTGGGTACCGCTCGATGCTCTGCACAGCCGGGACAAAGAACGGCTACCGCAAGCACATGATTTGCTCGAGGATCTGGGCTGCAACATCGTTCGGTGCTGGGGCGGCAATGTTTACGAGGATCATGAATTTTTCGACTTATGCGATCGTAGAGGAATCATGGTATGGCAGGACTTTGCTATGGCTTGCGCGATCTATCCTCAGAGCGAAGAGTTTGCCGATATGATCCGCAAGGAAGCGATAAGCATCGTCAAAAAAATGCGTAATCATCCTTCTATCCTACTTTGGGCAGGAGATAATGAGATTGACCAGTTGTACTATCATAAGGGCTATGTCCTTCCACATGCGCGTAATAACCGAATATCGAGAGAGGTGCTTCCGAACGTAGTGGGAAGCCATGATCCGTTCAGAACTTATCTCCATTCGTCACCTTATATTCCGGAGCATATCATAGGCGATTTGAATGTTCCGGAGCAGCATAACTGGGGACCTCGGGATTATTTCAAGGGGGACTTCTACAAACATACGACCGCACATTTTATTAGCGAAATTGGTTATCATGGATGTCCTGCCGTATCTTCAATCAAGAAGTTCATCTCTCCTGATCAATTGTGGCCTTATTCCAATAACGATGAATGGGATACTCACAATACCGAGTATATCCCCTTCGAGAAACGTTACTATAATCGTAACGAGCTGATGGCAAGTCAAGTGGAAATTCTGTTCGGGCATGTTCCTGATACGCTTGAGGAATTTGCACTCGCATCCCAGATTTCCCAGGCCGAGGCCAAGAAGTTCTTCGTGGAGATGGTACGTCTTCGCAAGTGGCGCCGGACCGGGGTCATTTGGTGGAATGCCTTAGATTGCTGGCCTCAATTCTCCGATGCTGTAGTCGATTATTATTTCAACAAGAAGCTCGCTTACCATTACCTTAAGAGAGTACAAGCTCCTGTTTGTCTGATGATGTCTGAAATCGAGAACTGGCATCATAAGGTTATTCTAGGCAATGATAGTCTTGAAACCGGACTTGTCACCTATCATGTCGAGGATGGGGATACAGGCGAGATTCTGCTCCAAGGTCAAGTGATGATGAAAGCGAACGAGAATGTGGAAGTCGGGTCCATCAAAACCTTGGAAGGAAAGAAGAGACTCTATCTCCTTAAGTGGAATTTCAATACAACCGAAGGCGCCAACCACTACATTTCAGGACTGGTTCCGTTTGATATCAATCAGTACAAAAATTGGCTTAAGACGATCGAAGCATTACCAGGAGCGTTCTCCAGTGATGAATGCTATCTCTGA
- a CDS encoding Ger(x)C family spore germination protein has protein sequence MTRKVILSLLSLLVLGLTGCWDQSLLKDSNLITCVGIDQNEKGKVELTATTNIGIPEVGVAHSTQGKGGLIVTALGNTVREARIMIDRKTTKSLNASELQIVLVSDSFARKNFISPLNVFFRDRLSNLHAKIIIVEGSPSHLMRTISKDNPQVGRYLADMLRGQEKRFIVPAVNLGSIIGDILPPGKDALIPVMKVQADEAQMHGTAMIHDEKMKGILTADETVTALSFTPSEPNEAMITLKVEQGLFPPIRNYMTIAVVGKKRNLHVHIDRNNKIIAQLDAVLTAHIQEFDKYDTYSEANIQKWNRELSEQLTKKAKDTVDKLQKNQCDLYGIGERIRAFHPKLWSSLDWETAYGEVEFQVQVKVQIQHTGGVN, from the coding sequence GTGACTCGAAAAGTCATACTATCCTTGCTTTCATTGCTTGTGCTCGGCTTGACAGGCTGCTGGGATCAGAGCTTGTTAAAAGACAGCAACCTCATTACGTGCGTAGGAATCGATCAGAACGAGAAAGGTAAGGTTGAACTGACGGCAACGACGAATATTGGTATACCGGAGGTCGGAGTCGCCCATTCTACCCAAGGAAAGGGCGGACTTATCGTAACTGCCCTCGGCAATACGGTTCGCGAAGCCCGAATTATGATTGATCGTAAAACGACGAAATCGCTTAACGCATCCGAGCTTCAGATCGTGCTTGTAAGCGACAGCTTCGCGCGCAAAAACTTCATTTCCCCTCTGAACGTGTTTTTTCGTGACAGGTTAAGCAATCTGCATGCCAAAATCATCATCGTAGAAGGCAGTCCGAGTCATTTAATGAGGACAATCTCGAAGGATAACCCCCAAGTGGGTCGCTACCTAGCGGATATGCTGCGAGGCCAAGAAAAGCGATTCATCGTGCCTGCCGTCAATTTAGGTTCTATTATCGGCGATATTTTGCCTCCGGGAAAAGACGCCCTCATCCCGGTTATGAAAGTCCAAGCCGATGAAGCCCAGATGCATGGGACTGCAATGATTCATGATGAGAAAATGAAGGGTATTTTAACGGCCGATGAAACAGTAACGGCACTATCCTTCACGCCTAGTGAGCCTAATGAAGCGATGATTACGCTCAAAGTGGAGCAAGGCCTTTTTCCACCGATCCGTAATTACATGACGATAGCAGTGGTAGGGAAGAAAAGAAATCTCCATGTTCATATCGATCGCAATAACAAAATCATAGCGCAGCTCGATGCCGTGCTAACCGCGCACATCCAGGAATTCGACAAGTACGATACCTATTCGGAAGCGAATATCCAGAAGTGGAATCGCGAGCTATCCGAGCAATTGACCAAGAAAGCCAAGGACACCGTAGATAAGCTGCAGAAGAATCAATGCGATCTATACGGTATCGGAGAGCGAATCCGGGCTTTTCACCCGAAGCTGTGGAGCTCGCTCGACTGGGAAACGGCGTATGGAGAAGTAGAATTTCAAGTGCAAGTGAAGGTACAGATTCAACATACCGGAGGAGTTAATTAA
- a CDS encoding AraC family transcriptional regulator, giving the protein MSYINVPYQLTETQYPPPCQFKSIWKVQANSSYKVAHPQGLSTPGLFVTLEGKGKFVQGNEEKMLTAGTLLFVEEKLPCSYDCADDNWKFYFIHFDQLPMIRHLGLPVGERITTAKINEAARLCERLIEILIIQTIGYEYAANLVLQELLLLFAGDRIVKVSSNLDLGEILLQMHRNIAQPFRSEDFIRHSGLSRTAFFSQFREMTGKSPNQYMLELKLASAKASLESTNTSVKDIAASLHFYDEFHFSKSFKKRYGISPRMYRKLGNS; this is encoded by the coding sequence ATGTCTTATATCAATGTTCCCTATCAGCTAACCGAAACACAGTATCCGCCACCTTGTCAATTTAAGTCGATCTGGAAGGTTCAAGCCAATAGCAGCTATAAGGTTGCGCATCCTCAAGGATTATCGACACCTGGGCTATTCGTTACGTTAGAGGGAAAAGGTAAATTCGTTCAAGGAAACGAAGAGAAGATGCTTACAGCAGGGACCTTGCTTTTCGTGGAGGAGAAGCTGCCCTGCTCTTATGATTGCGCGGATGACAATTGGAAATTTTACTTCATTCATTTCGACCAGCTGCCTATGATCCGCCATCTAGGTCTCCCAGTCGGTGAGAGAATCACAACAGCCAAAATAAATGAGGCCGCTCGATTATGCGAACGCCTCATTGAGATTCTTATCATTCAAACCATTGGCTACGAATACGCTGCGAATCTCGTTCTCCAAGAGCTGCTGCTCCTATTCGCCGGAGATCGGATCGTGAAAGTCAGCAGCAATCTCGATTTGGGGGAGATCTTGCTTCAAATGCATCGCAACATCGCTCAGCCATTCCGAAGCGAAGATTTCATTCGACACAGCGGGTTATCTCGCACCGCGTTCTTCTCCCAATTTCGCGAGATGACGGGGAAATCACCTAACCAGTACATGCTAGAGCTCAAGCTCGCATCGGCTAAAGCTTCATTGGAATCAACGAACACTTCCGTAAAAGACATTGCTGCTTCGCTCCACTTTTACGATGAGTTCCACTTTTCAAAATCTTTCAAGAAGCGTTACGGCATCTCACCCCGTATGTACCGGAAGCTCGGCAACTCGTAG